The Oryza brachyantha chromosome 7, ObraRS2, whole genome shotgun sequence genomic interval AACACCATCTTTAATCCGCGTCACTGACAGATAAGCCAATCACTTTGTCGTTCACAACATTTTAACAACGAATAAAGTTAATTAACCCCAGATTAATAAGATAGCGACAATGGACTTTTCAAACCAAGATTATATGAGATGGCATCCGCATGCACTGTGCCCAAAACGTGATCGGACCGCATACTCCTATGGCTGCATTATTTAAACCAATGTTCCATTACTTTTACATGCAcacttaaaataatataatgtgtatataatattattatctcacatttctaaaataaattaatttttgtctcatatttctagaataaaattttaaaatcattaTAGTTATTACATGTTATATTAAAAACGAAGATCAAATTCTATCCTCCTTGAAAAGAGGACCGATGAATCTCCACCCCAATTTCTATCCTGATTATTTTATCAACTGCTCCGTATCcttaatacttaaaaaatcattctAATGTTTATAGGGACGAGTATAATCCAAGGCCAGTGAGAAATCTCACGTTTAATCTGTTGTACGtatgttatttatttgtacaaaatttatcatattttccCATAAGAACACGGCTTACGGGTACAACTACTACACAGATTCCGTTCGTCACGCGCCCGTTCACACCACTCCATCCTCTTCctgtgggccccacgtgtcagttGCGACGGCTGTTTGCATTTGCACGGCAGCAGGTCGAGTCGAGTGGAGTGACCCGGCAACCACTCCACAGGTCGAGTACGCCCTCCGAGCGGATAGCGTCCGGGCGGAGATAAATTggatgatttgattttttttttctaatcgtttttttttacacTCATGAGTATGACGTGGAAGAtcattataatattaaataatcgCACCTTAATCTTACGGGTTAAAAGGTTAAAAAGTCGAATCCCCACGTAGGGGTGTGGAGCCCGCCTGACAGCGACAGCTCCAACCGCTAACCTACAAATACCCGCCACGCTTCGGACAAACAACACAAGCACACGTCTCACGCCTCTCGTCCCGATGGAGCCCACCGGCACGATCGTCTTCGCCACCGTCGGCGTCACCAGCTTCGGCTTCGACGTCTTCTCCTcccccgtgccgccgccgccgctgccgtccacGGCGCCGGGCGCCGAGCGCCGCCACACGGACGGCGTGTCTGTCAACTTCAATGCCCAGTtcgtcgacgacgccgccgaggaggtggCCTTCGTGTCCgagcgaggcggcgcggccggtCTGTTCGTGTGCCGCCCCGGGGACGAGCGGGCGGAGCCGctgccggcggtggaggggagCCTGTTCCACGACCGCCCCACGGTGAGGGGCGGCCGGATGTACTTCGTGTCGGCCCACGAGAGGCCGCCCGTGCCGTTCAGGAGCTGGGCGGCGGTGTATGTGACGGACCtggcgaggaaggagacggcgagggtgaGTCCCCCGGGCGTGGTGGACATGAGCCCCGCCGTGTCCGCCTCCGGGGAGCTTGTGGCGGTTGCGTCGTATGGTCACCGGCCGTGGGCGTTCGACTTCCGCGTGCTGGAGACGGAGGTCGCCGTCTTCCGCGCCGCCGATCCGGCCgggcgcgtcgtcgtcgcggcgcgGGGTGGGTGGCCGGCGTGGCATGGGGAGGGCACGGTCTTCTTCCACCGCGTCGCCGAGGACGGTTGGTGGAGCGTGTTCCGGGTGGATATCTCGCCGGAGACCCTCGAGCCCACCGGCGCCGAGCGGCGGGTGACGCCGCCGGGGCTGCACTGTTTCACTCCAGCCGCggtcggccgcggcggaggcgggcggtGGATCGCCGTGGCGACGCGACGCAAGGGGCGCGCGCAGCGGCACGTCGAGCTGTTCGACCTCGAGACGGAGCAGTTCACCCCGCTCACCGAGCGCCTCAATCCGGAGCTCCACCACTACAACCCCTTCTTCTCCCCATCCGGCCACCGCGTCGGGTACCACCGCttccgcggcgccggcgcggcgggcgactCGGTGGTGCCCCACCTGCAGCCGGTGCGGAGCCCGGTGCGGTCGCTCCGGATGCTGCGGGTGAACGGCACGTTCCCGTCGTTCTCGCCGGACGCGGCGCACCTCGCCATGAACGGCGACTTCTTCAAGACGCCCGGCGTCTCGATCCTCCGATCCGACGGCCGCAAGCGGTGGGTCCTGACGAGGGAGCCCAACCTGTTCTACACGGCGTGGAGCCCCACCGAGAGCGGCGTCGTGTTCACCTCCATGGGCCCCATCTTCGAGACCCACAAGGCGACGGTCAGGATCGCGCGGCTCGAgttcgacgccggcgagctcgcccCCGACCGCGACGAGGTCGCCGCCACGCTGAAGGTGCTCACCCGCCCGGAGTCCGGCAACGACGCGTTCCCGGCGGTGTCGCCGTGCGGGAAATGGATCGTGTTCCGCTCCGGCCGCTCCGGGCACAAGAACCTCTACATCGTCgacgcggcgcacggcgaggacggcgccggAGAAGGAACGATCCGGCGGCTGACCGACGGCGAGTGGATCGACACGATGCCGAGCTGGTCGCCGGACGGGAGCCTCATCGCGTTCTCCTCGAACCGCCACGACCCGACGAACGCCGCCGTGTTCAGCATCTACCTGGTGCGGCCCGAcggctccggcctccgccgcgtccACGTCGCCGGGCCGGCGGGGAGCCCGGAGGCGGAGAAGGAGCGGATCAACCACGTGTGCTTCAGCCCGGACTCGGAGTGGCTGCTGTTCACGGCCAACTTCGGCGGCGTCATGGCGGAGCCCATCTCGGCGCCGAACCAGTTCCAGCCGTACGGCGACCTGCACGCGTGCCGCCTCGACGGGTCCGGGCTGGTCAGGCTGACGTGCAACGCGTACGAGAACGGCACGCCGGCGTGGGgcccgacgccggcggccgggcTGCTGGGGTCGCTGGCGCTGGACgacccgccgcccgccggcgccggggacgaGTCGCTCGGCGAGTTCGACGAGCCACTGTGGCTCACCTGCGACGTGTGACACAGTGACAGTGAGAGTGACGACCATTTTAGTAGCTGCACTTCTTAATAATTACGGTGATTACGATCGGTTGTTGATAATAATAATGGTACGAGCCCCCATCCTGTGGGGCTACGGACCTAACCTTGTTAGGATTTTATGCATGTCATGAACATGGATGGATGAATAAATGGTGTTGGGACTTCTTTTTGTTCTGTTGCTTGATAAAAAGCGGATCCGTTTTTGTGTGGACTCCATTGGAGTGGTTCGTCTTCGGCTAGGAGTATTTTGCTGTCAGCCAATTTTACATGTCAAAAGTGCAAAAGGAAAGACTCTTTTTGCACTGTCCTTTTTCGGTTTACCCATCCCTCACTCTTTTCCCGGTTTAGGGCCTCCTCAGTTTTGGAGGATTTCCAAGTGAAAATTGAAGAAATTATACTTTTTTCTGATAAAACCACGAAAGAGGACAGGGAGCtcgtatttttatttaagaagAAGACTTGATctagtttatagaaaatatgggCATAAAATTATTACATATGTTCGTTTAATTGGGGAAGTTGGTAAAATACCCTACCCGGAGAACAAATGAAATCACGGCCTCGTTTTTCACTGCGTTTATGCTTGC includes:
- the LOC102705738 gene encoding uncharacterized protein LOC102705738 — translated: MEPTGTIVFATVGVTSFGFDVFSSPVPPPPLPSTAPGAERRHTDGVSVNFNAQFVDDAAEEVAFVSERGGAAGLFVCRPGDERAEPLPAVEGSLFHDRPTVRGGRMYFVSAHERPPVPFRSWAAVYVTDLARKETARVSPPGVVDMSPAVSASGELVAVASYGHRPWAFDFRVLETEVAVFRAADPAGRVVVAARGGWPAWHGEGTVFFHRVAEDGWWSVFRVDISPETLEPTGAERRVTPPGLHCFTPAAVGRGGGGRWIAVATRRKGRAQRHVELFDLETEQFTPLTERLNPELHHYNPFFSPSGHRVGYHRFRGAGAAGDSVVPHLQPVRSPVRSLRMLRVNGTFPSFSPDAAHLAMNGDFFKTPGVSILRSDGRKRWVLTREPNLFYTAWSPTESGVVFTSMGPIFETHKATVRIARLEFDAGELAPDRDEVAATLKVLTRPESGNDAFPAVSPCGKWIVFRSGRSGHKNLYIVDAAHGEDGAGEGTIRRLTDGEWIDTMPSWSPDGSLIAFSSNRHDPTNAAVFSIYLVRPDGSGLRRVHVAGPAGSPEAEKERINHVCFSPDSEWLLFTANFGGVMAEPISAPNQFQPYGDLHACRLDGSGLVRLTCNAYENGTPAWGPTPAAGLLGSLALDDPPPAGAGDESLGEFDEPLWLTCDV